The Paenibacillus sp. MBLB1832 genome has a window encoding:
- a CDS encoding nuclear transport factor 2 family protein, translated as MTQHEAIIRTVNELFIFTDERDWDGVKRTLAAEVLLDMSSMGAGEPTVLSGEQVAAGWEEGLRKLQAIHHQVGNYLVDATEDGADVFCYGIASHYYPNPTGQNVRTFVGTYNIHLAKADSGWRIDKFRFNLKYIDGNKDL; from the coding sequence ATGACACAGCACGAAGCGATTATTAGAACCGTGAATGAATTGTTTATTTTTACGGATGAGCGGGACTGGGATGGCGTCAAGCGGACTTTGGCGGCTGAAGTTTTGCTCGATATGAGCTCCATGGGGGCTGGAGAGCCGACGGTCCTAAGCGGTGAACAAGTAGCTGCGGGTTGGGAAGAGGGACTAAGGAAGCTTCAGGCTATCCATCATCAGGTCGGCAACTATTTGGTAGATGCCACGGAGGACGGAGCAGACGTATTTTGCTATGGAATAGCTAGTCACTACTATCCGAATCCAACAGGGCAAAATGTGCGGACATTCGTCGGGACCTACAACATTCACTTGGCAAAAGCGGATTCTGGATGGAGGATCGATAAGTTTCGCTTCAACCTTAAGTACATAGACGGAAACAAGGACTTATAA
- a CDS encoding DUF3888 domain-containing protein, whose amino-acid sequence MRKSFAAILLLIILVISSRGTVHAAPQPSSKETTEKLTHDTLLTTLFPYLQQAVTSYYGHPKQFDLFNAKILHIKREREGGFGFIVNVQVKTFEGAHNPPYGTETITIDVNPARVSVTDYKHKDG is encoded by the coding sequence ATGAGGAAATCTTTCGCAGCCATTTTACTATTGATTATTTTAGTTATTTCGAGTAGGGGCACTGTCCATGCTGCACCACAGCCATCATCTAAAGAAACAACAGAAAAACTGACCCATGATACGTTGCTAACGACACTTTTTCCATATCTCCAGCAAGCTGTTACCAGTTACTATGGCCATCCCAAGCAGTTTGATTTATTTAATGCTAAAATTCTACATATTAAAAGAGAACGCGAAGGCGGTTTTGGTTTTATTGTCAATGTTCAAGTAAAAACATTTGAAGGTGCTCATAATCCGCCCTACGGCACAGAAACGATAACGATTGATGTTAATCCTGCTCGGGTTAGCGTGACGGATTATAAGCATAAGGATGGGTAA
- a CDS encoding NCS2 family permease, which translates to MDRFFKLKQNGTTVRTEIMAGITTFMTMAYILAVNPDILSAFKSGATGGDWTAIFLATAIAAGVMTIAMGLFVNFPVALAPGMGLNAYFATIILTSQGKFTFAMGLTAVFISGIIFIILTVTKIRQMLLVAIPDSLKHAITVGIGLFIAMIGFKNSGILTVAVEAGNDIKAHQFTDVLSFETIFHMGSLEDKGVILTLVGILLISILMVLRVRGAILFGILGTTVVGYFMGMVDLGTLTSDKTTWVPDMSKLRFADFDFAGIMTTGIISVIATFTFVELFDTFGTMVGTASRAGIMKNKEEGNKRVGKAMFVDAIGVSGGALLGTSTVTAYVESAAGVAEGGRTGLTAVTTGVCFLLALFLAPIAMLVPGSATAAALIVVGVLMVQSIKEIDFQDFVIAIPAFLTIVLMPFTYNIANGISFGIVTYVVLATAANLGGKSDKKYNVHWLMWILALLIIARYVFIGSQG; encoded by the coding sequence TTGGATCGTTTTTTTAAGCTGAAACAAAATGGCACCACGGTAAGAACAGAAATCATGGCAGGGATTACAACGTTCATGACGATGGCTTACATCCTTGCAGTAAATCCAGACATTCTAAGTGCATTTAAATCAGGGGCAACGGGCGGAGATTGGACTGCGATTTTCTTAGCAACAGCTATTGCAGCAGGTGTGATGACGATAGCGATGGGGCTTTTTGTTAACTTCCCAGTGGCGCTTGCACCAGGTATGGGTTTAAATGCGTACTTCGCGACGATCATTTTGACCTCGCAAGGGAAGTTTACGTTTGCTATGGGACTGACTGCCGTATTTATTTCCGGAATTATATTCATCATCCTTACGGTTACGAAAATCCGTCAAATGCTTCTTGTCGCTATTCCAGATAGCTTGAAGCATGCCATCACAGTTGGTATTGGTTTGTTTATTGCCATGATCGGTTTCAAAAACAGCGGTATCCTTACCGTTGCCGTTGAAGCAGGTAATGACATCAAAGCGCATCAATTTACGGATGTTCTTTCTTTTGAAACGATCTTCCACATGGGTTCATTAGAAGATAAAGGTGTTATTTTAACACTCGTAGGCATTCTATTGATCTCCATCTTAATGGTACTTCGCGTTCGCGGCGCCATCTTGTTCGGTATTCTAGGAACAACCGTTGTCGGTTATTTCATGGGGATGGTTGACCTAGGTACATTAACTAGTGACAAAACGACTTGGGTACCTGATATGTCCAAACTGCGTTTCGCGGATTTTGATTTCGCAGGTATTATGACGACAGGCATCATCTCAGTTATTGCTACATTTACGTTCGTTGAGTTATTTGATACATTCGGTACGATGGTCGGGACTGCTTCCCGCGCTGGTATTATGAAGAACAAAGAAGAAGGCAACAAACGCGTTGGTAAAGCGATGTTCGTTGACGCAATCGGCGTTAGCGGCGGAGCTCTGCTTGGAACAAGCACAGTAACAGCATATGTTGAAAGCGCAGCTGGTGTTGCTGAGGGCGGACGTACAGGTTTGACTGCAGTAACAACAGGCGTATGCTTCTTGCTTGCCCTGTTCTTGGCGCCAATTGCTATGCTGGTACCAGGTTCTGCAACTGCGGCAGCTTTGATCGTTGTTGGTGTGCTTATGGTTCAATCCATCAAAGAAATTGACTTCCAAGACTTCGTTATCGCGATTCCTGCGTTTCTAACGATCGTATTGATGCCTTTCACATACAACATTGCGAACGGGATTTCCTTCGGAATCGTAACGTACGTTGTTCTTGCGACAGCTGCTAATTTAGGTGGCAAAAGTGACAAGAAATACAACGTTCACTGGTTAATGTGGATCCTTGCTCTGTTGATCATTGCGCGATACGTCTTTATTGGCAGCCAAGGTTAA
- a CDS encoding chromate transporter, protein MANAYVQIGTAMFRTGILGYGGGPSIVPLIRYEAVTRFQWMKDEEFMEVLAIANTLPGPIATKLAGYLGYRLKGSWGALIGVLAHILPTCAAMVGLYSFITFFSTSPVIKGMIAAVVPIVAVMLGVMAYEFGEKAIKGLGWAPGVTCFILSFLLLKPFSVHPAIVIFMFLLYGAFHHKLKNKWRKGEKQLGKGDGV, encoded by the coding sequence GTGGCAAATGCCTATGTTCAGATAGGAACAGCAATGTTCCGGACGGGGATCCTCGGGTATGGCGGGGGACCCTCGATTGTGCCACTAATCCGATATGAGGCGGTTACGCGTTTCCAGTGGATGAAGGATGAAGAGTTTATGGAGGTGCTTGCGATCGCGAATACACTGCCTGGGCCAATCGCGACGAAGCTCGCGGGCTATTTGGGCTATCGACTGAAGGGAAGCTGGGGGGCGCTAATTGGTGTGCTTGCTCATATTTTGCCGACCTGTGCCGCGATGGTGGGGTTGTATTCGTTTATTACGTTTTTCAGTACGTCGCCTGTGATCAAGGGGATGATTGCAGCGGTTGTGCCGATCGTCGCGGTAATGCTGGGCGTGATGGCGTATGAGTTCGGAGAAAAAGCGATTAAAGGACTGGGATGGGCACCGGGTGTGACTTGTTTTATCTTATCCTTTCTCCTATTAAAGCCGTTTTCTGTGCACCCAGCCATCGTTATTTTCATGTTCCTTTTATACGGGGCCTTCCATCATAAGCTAAAGAACAAGTGGAGGAAGGGCGAGAAACAGCTTGGCAAAGGTGATGGCGTATGA
- a CDS encoding chromate transporter has translation MMDWWHLLVSFFLANVFGYGGGPSSIPLMFQEIVTNHGWMTSSEFSNMLALGNALPGPIATKIAAYVGYQIGGWIGVLIAVAATVIPAIIALIILLNILQKYKQSPVIKGMTLLVQPVIAMMMVLVTWSSLVESTKVIGYLQFIGIAAAAFYLIQIRKIHPAFVILAGFVYGGFFLSK, from the coding sequence ATGATGGATTGGTGGCATTTGCTCGTTAGTTTCTTTCTGGCGAACGTGTTCGGTTACGGGGGAGGGCCTTCGTCCATCCCGCTCATGTTCCAGGAAATTGTGACGAATCACGGTTGGATGACGAGCAGTGAGTTCTCGAATATGTTAGCGCTGGGCAATGCACTGCCTGGCCCGATAGCAACGAAAATTGCCGCTTATGTCGGCTATCAGATCGGTGGCTGGATCGGCGTTTTGATTGCGGTAGCGGCTACGGTAATTCCGGCGATTATCGCCCTAATTATTTTGCTGAATATCCTGCAGAAATACAAGCAGTCACCTGTGATTAAAGGCATGACGCTGCTCGTGCAGCCAGTCATTGCGATGATGATGGTGCTGGTGACATGGAGCTCCTTGGTGGAATCGACGAAGGTGATCGGGTATCTACAGTTTATCGGTATCGCCGCGGCGGCCTTTTATTTGATACAGATTCGTAAGATTCATCCCGCTTTTGTTATTCTTGCTGGATTTGTCTATGGTGGATTTTTCTTATCTAAGTGA
- a CDS encoding ABC transporter ATP-binding protein: MHIHEKDAVEMVRIVKQFGSVLANDEVDFRARAGEIHALLGENGAGKSTMMCMLSGVYRPTSGDIWIHGEKVRIRSPKDAMKLGIGMVFQNFRLVQTLTAAENIVLGEAGSFWRGPSWLARKSEEIEAISKRFGLLFPVDRPIWQLSVGEQQRVEIVKTLYRGADFIILDEPTSVLTPGEVDQLFETLDRMKKEGKTVIMTTHKLKEVMFAADRISVMRKGKMIATLPKTATNERELAQLMMGSEKLQTPTRQRSSATGEPMLTVRGLDVYAEHGRKVLDGLHFQVGKGEIVGVAGVSGNGQKELVEVLTGLRAWKQGDVQFDGEALHNGSVRDAIQMGIGHVPESRMRSGLAGSLGSVDNLLFKTYRSRERSRFGLLRTGSNRSWSQRLIELFDVKTAGMDAPIQFMSGGNQQKLLFAREIDQGPKLMIAVHPTQGLDVGATEGVYQLLDDLRSKGRSVLLISEDLDEVLLLADRILVIYGGRIVGNIPREEATREHIGMLMAGSEEDAG, encoded by the coding sequence ATGCATATACACGAGAAGGATGCCGTCGAGATGGTTCGCATCGTTAAACAATTTGGTTCTGTGCTTGCGAACGATGAGGTTGATTTTCGGGCAAGGGCAGGTGAAATCCACGCCCTGCTCGGTGAAAATGGTGCTGGCAAAAGCACGATGATGTGCATGCTGTCTGGCGTGTACCGCCCGACCAGCGGCGATATTTGGATTCATGGCGAGAAGGTGCGGATTCGCTCGCCGAAGGATGCGATGAAGCTGGGCATCGGCATGGTATTTCAGAACTTCCGCCTCGTGCAAACGTTGACCGCTGCGGAAAACATTGTGCTCGGCGAGGCGGGGTCTTTCTGGCGCGGGCCCAGCTGGCTCGCCCGAAAATCAGAGGAAATCGAGGCGATTTCCAAACGTTTTGGTCTGCTGTTTCCCGTAGATCGGCCCATCTGGCAGCTATCTGTTGGCGAGCAGCAGCGGGTCGAGATTGTGAAGACGCTCTATCGGGGAGCGGATTTTATTATTTTGGATGAGCCGACGTCGGTCCTGACGCCTGGCGAGGTGGATCAGTTATTCGAGACGCTGGATCGAATGAAGAAGGAAGGCAAAACGGTCATCATGACGACACATAAGCTCAAAGAGGTTATGTTCGCTGCGGACCGTATTTCGGTTATGCGCAAGGGCAAGATGATTGCAACGCTGCCCAAGACGGCAACGAATGAGCGCGAGCTGGCTCAGCTCATGATGGGTAGTGAGAAGCTGCAGACGCCCACGCGGCAGCGATCATCGGCAACAGGGGAGCCAATGCTGACTGTCAGAGGGCTTGATGTCTATGCGGAACATGGACGCAAGGTGCTGGATGGGCTTCATTTTCAAGTGGGCAAAGGTGAAATTGTAGGTGTGGCTGGCGTCTCGGGCAATGGGCAGAAGGAGCTGGTGGAGGTGCTAACGGGACTTCGTGCGTGGAAGCAGGGGGATGTGCAATTCGATGGCGAGGCGCTTCATAACGGTTCGGTTCGGGATGCTATTCAGATGGGCATCGGTCATGTCCCTGAGAGTCGGATGCGCAGCGGTCTAGCGGGAAGCTTGGGTTCAGTCGATAATCTGTTGTTCAAAACCTACCGTTCGCGGGAACGGTCGCGCTTTGGTTTGCTTCGGACGGGAAGCAATCGGAGTTGGTCACAGCGGTTGATTGAGCTTTTCGATGTGAAGACGGCTGGGATGGATGCGCCGATTCAATTCATGTCGGGTGGGAATCAGCAGAAGCTGCTTTTTGCCAGAGAAATTGACCAAGGGCCGAAGCTCATGATTGCGGTTCATCCGACTCAGGGGCTCGATGTTGGCGCAACAGAAGGTGTGTATCAACTGCTTGATGATTTGCGAAGCAAAGGGCGTTCAGTACTGCTGATTTCGGAGGATTTGGACGAGGTACTGCTCCTGGCGGATCGCATTCTTGTCATATATGGGGGCCGCATTGTGGGGAATATTCCCCGTGAAGAGGCGACTCGTGAGCACATTGGGATGCTGATGGCGGGGTCTGAGGAGGATGCGGGATGA
- a CDS encoding ABC transporter permease, which yields MSEQRTAGSLPIENKGSLRGAGLRLPYRLEIDPAGANSPWWVTVVAIVLALIACGIFISLNGMNPFMVYGKMVKGAFGSTFGLTETLVKAIPLLLCGLGVSIAYRISVWNIGAEGQFVAGAMAATAITVYLPHLPVYLTLPAMVVAGIVAGGLWGLLTAIPRNYFGVNELITSLMLNYVALLALNYVVFGPWKDPKGFNFPGSPMFKAAETLPTFGTTRLHVGLIFAIIAVLVYAFVVRYTRWGYELRLIGANSEAAKHAGIRISRHVLVVMVISGGLAGLAGMSEVSGVAHRLMYGISPGYGYTAIIVAWLAKLNPLGLVVASVLFGGLIVGGYSVQTIGLPSSISSMIQGAILFFLIAGGMAGKLRIRSNR from the coding sequence ATGAGCGAACAACGAACAGCGGGAAGTCTCCCGATTGAAAATAAAGGGTCCTTGCGAGGCGCGGGTTTGCGGCTGCCGTACCGTCTGGAGATTGATCCCGCGGGCGCGAACAGCCCTTGGTGGGTAACGGTGGTCGCGATTGTGCTGGCGTTGATCGCATGCGGGATTTTCATCTCGCTGAACGGCATGAATCCCTTCATGGTGTACGGCAAAATGGTCAAAGGCGCCTTCGGCTCCACCTTTGGCCTGACGGAAACGCTCGTAAAGGCGATTCCCTTGCTGTTATGCGGTCTCGGGGTGTCCATTGCGTACCGTATTTCCGTGTGGAACATCGGGGCGGAAGGTCAGTTCGTTGCTGGCGCGATGGCGGCGACGGCGATTACGGTGTACTTGCCACATTTGCCTGTGTATCTAACCTTGCCAGCGATGGTCGTTGCGGGTATTGTGGCAGGCGGCTTATGGGGATTGCTGACGGCCATTCCGCGGAACTATTTTGGGGTGAATGAACTCATCACTTCACTGATGCTGAACTATGTGGCGCTTCTGGCGTTGAACTATGTGGTGTTTGGTCCATGGAAAGATCCGAAAGGCTTTAACTTCCCAGGATCACCGATGTTTAAAGCGGCGGAAACGCTCCCGACTTTCGGGACGACGCGACTGCATGTTGGGCTTATTTTCGCCATCATCGCAGTGTTGGTATATGCCTTTGTGGTAAGGTACACGCGGTGGGGCTATGAGCTGCGCTTGATCGGGGCCAATAGTGAAGCGGCGAAACATGCAGGCATTCGGATTTCCCGCCATGTGCTTGTGGTGATGGTGATCAGCGGCGGTTTGGCGGGGCTTGCAGGCATGAGCGAAGTATCTGGTGTGGCGCATCGCTTGATGTACGGCATATCGCCGGGGTACGGATATACGGCCATCATTGTGGCCTGGTTGGCGAAGCTGAATCCGCTGGGACTCGTCGTTGCTTCCGTGCTGTTCGGCGGACTTATTGTTGGCGGCTATAGTGTGCAAACGATAGGGCTTCCCTCGTCCATTTCATCGATGATTCAAGGGGCGATTCTGTTCTTCCTCATCGCGGGTGGCATGGCTGGAAAATTGCGGATTCGAAGCAATCGGTAA
- a CDS encoding ABC transporter permease: MDALTQIMVSAISSGTPLLLAVLGGILIERSGIMQLGAEGLMLMGAVTSCLVFIHTGNGLLAVLCVLAVSGVLGMLHGFLCVTLHANQVVCGLAMTIFGAGLSAYLGKPVSGQPLVGAVPKLHLAWLEPVPVIGNIFAHMDLFTWLSFVLVVAMHLFIHRTSWGLHLRAVGDNPATADVMGIPVVAIRYGCIIIGSMLIGIGGADLLLVYTPTWNEGMTSGRGWIAVALIIFARWNPIRALACAYFFGVLDSLGFRVQLIGSHIPSYFLKMIPYIVTILVLMFLGWRNKNKPSGAPEALGVPYIREQRF; encoded by the coding sequence ATGGATGCTTTGACACAAATCATGGTTTCAGCGATCTCTTCGGGCACCCCGCTGCTTCTAGCTGTTCTGGGCGGCATTCTGATCGAGCGTTCGGGGATTATGCAGCTTGGTGCAGAAGGGTTGATGCTGATGGGGGCGGTCACCTCCTGTCTCGTGTTTATACATACAGGGAATGGGCTGTTGGCGGTGCTATGTGTGCTTGCGGTTAGCGGCGTGCTCGGCATGCTACACGGATTTCTCTGTGTTACGCTGCATGCGAATCAAGTTGTGTGCGGTTTAGCGATGACGATCTTCGGCGCGGGGCTCAGCGCATACCTAGGTAAACCAGTCAGCGGGCAGCCGCTGGTCGGCGCGGTACCGAAGCTTCATCTGGCGTGGCTGGAACCTGTGCCAGTGATTGGGAACATTTTCGCTCACATGGATTTGTTTACATGGTTAAGTTTCGTACTGGTAGTGGCGATGCACCTGTTCATTCACCGCACGTCGTGGGGGCTGCACCTTCGCGCGGTCGGGGATAATCCCGCAACGGCAGATGTGATGGGTATTCCTGTGGTTGCGATTCGCTATGGGTGTATCATCATCGGCTCGATGCTGATCGGGATTGGCGGAGCAGATTTACTGCTCGTATACACGCCTACGTGGAACGAAGGAATGACGTCGGGTCGCGGCTGGATTGCGGTTGCGCTCATTATTTTCGCCAGATGGAATCCGATTCGTGCCCTCGCGTGTGCGTATTTTTTCGGCGTGCTGGATAGTCTGGGCTTCCGTGTGCAGCTGATCGGCAGCCACATTCCTTCGTATTTTCTGAAAATGATACCGTACATTGTCACGATTCTCGTCCTGATGTTCCTCGGTTGGCGGAATAAGAATAAACCGTCAGGCGCGCCAGAGGCGCTAGGGGTTCCGTACATTCGGGAACAGAGATTTTGA
- the pucL gene encoding factor-independent urate hydroxylase — translation MRYAWKQVNAMSVEAFIHAFGPLYEHSPWVAERAAGSRPFLTIDEMVGALEQEVWRADPEEQLALLRSHPDLGTRVRMTEHSVQEQAGAGLQQLTSEEYEQFMTLNKHYTEAFQFPFIMAVKGQHKDAIREALRRRLQGTPEAELQTALQEVCKIGRFRLADLVRNETEEIAMEQAKGAERIMYYGKGDVWVYRSYAKPLTNISLIPESGFTGRDNVLFGMNIKIAVSGEKLFTSFSEGDNSRVVATDSMKNFILRKAGEYEGATAEGFLAFASRHFLEKYPWMTGIKMSADQVAFEVLQVPGEKGLQPGELVYRYSQNEHPTAAVELIRNADDQILLVDHSAGIADLKLIKVKGSSFAGFVRDEYTTLPESQDRPLFIFLDIAWSYESAEDAWDCDLGRYVAAEQIRDIAHTVFHEQHSPSIQNLIYRIGQRALQRFPQLKDIRFESNNRTWETILEDVAVGEGKVFTEPRPPYGFQGFSMTKQDLEGL, via the coding sequence ATGCGGTACGCTTGGAAGCAAGTCAATGCAATGAGTGTGGAGGCATTCATCCACGCATTTGGACCTCTCTATGAGCACTCGCCGTGGGTGGCTGAGCGGGCAGCAGGCTCGCGGCCATTCCTTACGATCGACGAGATGGTCGGCGCTTTGGAGCAGGAAGTATGGCGAGCTGATCCAGAGGAACAGTTGGCTTTGCTTCGGTCGCATCCCGATTTAGGTACGCGGGTCAGGATGACCGAGCATTCCGTGCAAGAGCAGGCTGGCGCGGGACTTCAGCAGCTAACCTCAGAGGAATACGAACAGTTTATGACGTTAAATAAACACTACACGGAAGCGTTTCAGTTCCCTTTTATCATGGCGGTGAAAGGTCAACATAAAGATGCCATTCGCGAGGCGCTGCGCCGTCGTCTACAAGGCACTCCTGAAGCGGAGCTGCAAACAGCTCTCCAGGAGGTGTGTAAAATCGGGCGATTCCGCCTAGCCGATCTCGTAAGGAATGAAACGGAGGAGATAGCGATGGAGCAAGCCAAAGGCGCTGAACGCATCATGTACTATGGGAAAGGCGACGTCTGGGTCTATCGCTCCTATGCGAAGCCGCTCACGAATATTTCGCTCATTCCTGAATCTGGTTTTACGGGTCGCGACAATGTGCTGTTCGGCATGAATATCAAAATTGCAGTAAGCGGCGAGAAGCTGTTCACATCGTTTAGCGAAGGGGATAACTCACGCGTCGTTGCGACCGATTCCATGAAAAATTTTATTCTGCGCAAGGCAGGCGAGTATGAGGGGGCTACGGCGGAAGGGTTCCTGGCATTTGCAAGCAGGCATTTCTTGGAGAAGTACCCTTGGATGACGGGGATCAAAATGAGTGCAGATCAGGTCGCCTTTGAAGTGCTGCAGGTTCCTGGAGAGAAGGGCTTGCAGCCAGGAGAGCTCGTCTACCGCTATTCACAAAATGAACACCCAACCGCAGCTGTCGAATTAATTCGCAATGCCGATGACCAGATTCTCCTTGTCGATCACTCCGCAGGTATAGCAGACCTCAAACTAATTAAAGTCAAAGGCAGCTCCTTCGCTGGCTTCGTACGTGACGAATATACGACATTGCCGGAATCGCAAGATCGTCCGCTTTTTATTTTTTTGGATATCGCATGGAGCTATGAATCGGCGGAGGATGCATGGGATTGCGATCTAGGGCGATATGTAGCAGCTGAGCAAATTCGAGATATTGCGCATACCGTCTTCCATGAGCAGCACTCGCCATCGATTCAAAATTTGATCTATCGCATCGGTCAACGAGCCTTACAACGGTTCCCGCAGCTGAAAGACATTCGCTTCGAGTCGAACAATCGGACATGGGAAACGATTCTGGAGGATGTTGCTGTAGGTGAGGGCAAGGTCTTTACAGAACCTAGGCCGCCTTATGGTTTTCAGGGATTTTCGATGACAAAGCAGGATCTGGAGGGCCTATGA
- the uraH gene encoding hydroxyisourate hydrolase has protein sequence MSVGITSHVLDIHSGRPAGNVKIELFRIQKSGAALLHSDYTNKDGRLPAPMLSGGDFTTGTYEILFHVGDYFRSQGVELPEPAFLEQVPVRFGIANAATHYHVPLLIAPWGYNTYRGS, from the coding sequence ATGAGCGTAGGAATCACATCGCATGTGCTCGATATTCACAGTGGGCGGCCGGCAGGTAACGTAAAGATAGAGCTTTTTCGGATTCAAAAAAGCGGCGCTGCATTGCTGCACTCAGACTATACGAATAAGGATGGCAGGCTGCCAGCGCCGATGCTGAGTGGGGGCGATTTTACAACGGGGACGTACGAAATTCTCTTTCATGTAGGTGATTATTTCCGCTCCCAAGGCGTTGAGCTGCCAGAGCCAGCTTTTCTAGAGCAGGTGCCCGTACGCTTCGGTATTGCGAATGCAGCTACCCATTATCATGTCCCGTTGTTAATTGCCCCGTGGGGGTATAACACGTATCGGGGAAGTTAG
- a CDS encoding allantoinase has translation MTLYDGIICGGTVVLSSGSEQLDIGIRDGKIAALGENLAYSEQTPVFNAEHLTILPGMIDAHVHFNEPALGHWEGFASGSASLAAGGCTTYLDMPLNGVPPTVRLSALKLKLEAAAGKSHVDYALWGGLVPGNIGQLEELAQAGVIGFKAFMSCPGGEGEDIFREVDDETLLQGMKEIARLGLVLALHAESEEIVSRLAAEAAHQGKRSAVDFIATRPIAAEVEAVERALRYAEQTGCKLHFVHISSAEAVKVITEAKANGLDVTVETCPHYLALTSEDVARLGPVAKCAPPIRSAADQARLWEELAAGRFDLIASDHSPSPAAMKQGDFFEAWGGISGAQSSLELMLDEGYLRRGIPLTQLAAMLSLAPAKRFGLYPRKGEIALGADADLALVDLAGGYTLQASDLLYRHPQSPYVGRTFGCSVKATFLRGVKVYERGGGVSHAAEGAWIRHRASIGGGLDGEDE, from the coding sequence ATGACTTTATATGATGGGATCATATGCGGTGGGACTGTGGTCTTGTCTAGTGGCAGCGAGCAGCTAGATATCGGCATACGCGATGGTAAAATTGCAGCGCTAGGCGAAAACTTGGCGTACTCGGAGCAAACGCCTGTGTTTAATGCGGAGCACCTGACCATCCTCCCTGGGATGATCGATGCGCATGTTCACTTCAATGAACCAGCGCTTGGTCACTGGGAAGGATTCGCTTCAGGCTCGGCTTCCTTGGCGGCTGGCGGGTGCACGACCTATCTCGATATGCCGCTCAACGGGGTTCCGCCTACAGTTCGGCTAAGCGCATTGAAGCTGAAGCTGGAAGCGGCAGCGGGAAAGTCGCATGTGGACTATGCGCTGTGGGGCGGTCTCGTGCCTGGCAATATCGGTCAGTTGGAGGAGCTTGCACAAGCGGGTGTGATTGGCTTTAAGGCGTTCATGTCCTGCCCAGGCGGCGAAGGGGAAGATATTTTCAGGGAAGTAGATGATGAAACCCTTCTTCAGGGGATGAAAGAAATCGCTCGTTTGGGTCTGGTGCTGGCCCTCCATGCGGAGAGCGAGGAGATTGTCTCCAGGCTGGCTGCTGAGGCGGCGCATCAAGGCAAGCGCAGTGCGGTGGATTTCATCGCGACGCGACCCATCGCCGCCGAAGTGGAGGCGGTAGAACGCGCTTTACGCTATGCGGAGCAGACAGGCTGTAAGCTGCACTTCGTGCATATTTCCAGCGCCGAAGCTGTGAAGGTTATCACCGAAGCGAAAGCCAATGGGCTGGACGTGACAGTGGAGACGTGTCCGCATTATTTGGCGCTAACGAGCGAGGATGTGGCAAGGCTCGGACCTGTTGCGAAGTGCGCACCTCCGATCCGTTCAGCGGCAGATCAGGCCCGATTGTGGGAGGAGCTGGCGGCAGGGCGCTTCGATCTCATCGCTTCGGATCATTCGCCATCGCCGGCAGCGATGAAGCAAGGGGATTTCTTCGAAGCGTGGGGTGGCATTTCCGGGGCGCAAAGCTCACTCGAGCTCATGCTCGATGAAGGCTATTTGCGCCGGGGGATTCCTCTGACGCAGCTAGCAGCGATGTTATCGCTGGCGCCTGCGAAGCGTTTTGGTTTATATCCGCGCAAGGGCGAAATCGCCCTCGGGGCAGACGCGGATCTGGCGTTGGTGGATTTAGCAGGGGGTTACACCTTGCAGGCCAGCGATTTGTTGTACCGTCACCCCCAAAGTCCTTACGTGGGGAGGACGTTTGGTTGCAGCGTGAAAGCGACGTTCCTGCGCGGCGTAAAGGTGTATGAGCGGGGTGGAGGCGTCAGCCACGCGGCAGAGGGAGCTTGGATACGACACCGTGCATCGATTGGAGGCGGGTTAGATGGCGAAGATGAATGA